Proteins encoded within one genomic window of Vidua macroura isolate BioBank_ID:100142 chromosome 2, ASM2450914v1, whole genome shotgun sequence:
- the SUPT20H gene encoding transcription factor SPT20 homolog isoform X6, whose protein sequence is MASTTMQQALELALDRAEYIIESARQRPPKRKYLSSGRKSVFQKLYDLYIEECEKEPEIKQKLRRNVNLLEKLVMQETLSCLVVNLYPGNEGYSLMLRGKNGSDSETIRLPYEEGELLEYLDAEELPPILVDLLEKSQVNIFHCGCVIAEIRDYRQSGNMKSPTYQSKHILLRPTMQTLICDVHSITSDNHKWTQEDKLLLESQLILATAEPLCLDPSIAVTCTTNRLLYNKQKMNTRPMKRCFKRYSRSSLNRQQEVAHYSTPPQLRLLDYLQKRKERKAAQQYDLKISKAGNCVDMWKQNPCYLTAPSEVDVEKYAKVEKSIKSDDSQPTVWPAHEMKDDYVFECEVGNQVQKTKLTIFQSLGNPLYYGKIQTLKGDEENDSLVTPSQFLIGSKTDAERVVNQYQELVQNEAKCTVKMFHNSSGSVSHLSPGKEMEQPESVSGSVQSSVLGKGVKHRPPPIKLPSSSGSSSSGNIFSSQQSSGHLKSPTPPPPSKPPGLSRKQSMDLNQVSMLSPAAMSPASSSQRSGTPKPSTPTPTNTPSSTPHPPDAQSSTPITLSATPTPQDSGFTPQPTLLTPFAQQQMSLSQALPVMTIPLSTMVTSITTGTTSTQVMANPAGLNFINVVGSVCGAQSLMSGSNPMLGCNTGAIAPAGINLSGILPPGGLVPSALPAAMQSASQAGSPFGLKNTSNLRPLNLLQLPGGSLIFNPLQQQLSQFSPQQQCQQPTTCSPQQQGEQGSDQGPSNQDQALSAQQAAVINLTGVGNFMQPQATVAILAASNGYGSGSSTSSSPASSTAFRQPLKK, encoded by the exons ATGGCTTCAACTACAATG CAACAAGCTTTAGAACTGGCATTGGATCGTGCTGAG TATATTATTGAAAGTGCCCGTCAGAGACCtcccaaaagaaaatatttatccaGTGGAAG aaaatctgtatttcaaaaaCTTTATGATTTATATATTGAAGAATGTGAAAAAGAGCCTGAGATAAAG CAGAAGCTGAGACGAAATGTGAACTTACTTGAGAAGCTGGTTATGCAGGAGACGTTGTCATGTCTGGTGGTAAACCTCTATCCAGGAAATGAGGGTTATTCACTGAtgctcaggggaaaaaatggttcag ATTCTGAGACCATTCGTTTGCCTTATGAAGAAGGGGAGCTGCTTGAATACTTGGATGCAGAGGAACTACCACCTATTTTGGTTGATCTTTTGGAAAAATCTCAG GTTAATATTTTCCATTGTGGATGTGTCATAGCAGAGATACGTGACTATAGGCAGTCTGGTAACATGAAATCTCCAACATATCAAAGCAAGCACATTCTTTTGCGACCTACAATGCAG ACTTTAATTTGTGATGTGCATTCTATAACAAGTGACAACCACAAATGGACGCAG GAAGACAAACTCCTACTTGAGAGCCAACTTATTTTGGCTACAGCAGAGCCTTTGTGTCTTGATCCTTCAATAGCAGTGACCTGTACTACAAACAGACTCCTGTACAACAAGCAGAAGATGAACACTCGCCCCATGAAACG GTGCTTCAAAAGGTACTCAAGGTCCTCTCTGAACAGACAGCAAGAAGTAGCTCACTACTCAACTCCACCTCAGCTCAGACTACTTGACTACTtacagaaaaggaaggagaggaaagcagcCCAGCAGTATGATCTCAAAATTTCAAAAGCTGGAAAT tgcgTAGATATGTGGAAACAGAACCCTTGCTACTTGACTGCTCCTTCTGAAGTAGAT GTGGAAAAATATGCCAAAGTGGAAAAGTCTATCAAGTCTGATGACTCACAACCAACTGTTTGGCCAGCACAC GAAATGAAGGATGATTATGTGTTTGAATGTGAAGTTGGTAATCAGgttcaaaaaacaaaactgaccATTTTTCAGTCTCTTGGCAATCCCTTGTACTATGGTAAAATTCAGACGCTCAAGGGTGATGAGGAAAATGACAGCCTAGTAACTCCATCACA GTTCCTTATTGGTTCGAAGACTGATGCTGAAAG GGTGGTGAACCAGTACCAGGAGTTAGTGCAAAATGAAGCTAAATGTACTGTGAAAATGTTTCATAATTCAAGTGGATCAGTCAGTCATCTTTCTCCAGGGAAGGAAATGGAA cagccagAAAGTGTATCAGGCTCTGTTCAGTCGTCAGTACTGGGGAAAGGTGTAAAACACCGACCTCCTCCTATCAAATTACCTTCAAGTTCAGGAAGTAGCTCTTCAG GTAATATTTTTAGTTCACAACAGTCAAGTGGCCATCTAAAATCCCCAACTCCACCTCCTCCTTCTAAGCCTCCTGGTCTTTCTCGGAAACAATCTATGGATCTTAATCAAGTTAGCAtgctctctccagctgccaTGTCTCCTGCGAGCTCTTCACAAA GGTCTGGAACTCCTAAACCATCTACTCCTACTCCAACCAACACCCCTTCATCGACCCCACACCCTCCTGATGCTCAGAGCTCAACTCCTATTACCCTTTCTGCCACCCCTACTCCCCAAGATTCAGGCTTCACCCCTCAGCCCACTTTGTTAACCCCGTTTGCTCAGCAGCAAATGTCTCTGAGCCAGGCACTGCCTGTAATGACCATTCCTCTTTCCACCATGGTAACATCCATTACTACAGGAACAACCTCCACCCAGGTCATGGCAAACCCTGCAGGACTTAACTTCATCAATGTAGTGGGCTCTGTGTG TGGAGCACAGTCACTGATGAGTGGTTCAAACCCTATGTTGGGGTGCAACACTGGTGCCATAGCCCCTGCAGGTATAAATCTGAGTGGCATTTTACCCCCAGGAGGTCTGGTACCAAGTGCGCTGCCCGCTGCAATGCAATCTGCCTCCCAAGCAG GCAGCCCATTTGGtttgaaaaatacatcaaaTCTTCGGCCCTTAAATCTTCTACAG CTTCCAGGTGGTTCACTTATTTTTAAcccactccagcagcagctgtcacaGTTTTCTCCACAGCAACAATGTCAGCAGCCTACAACCTGTAGTCCTCAGCAACAGGGAGAACAG GGGTCTGACCAAGGTCCATCCAATCAAGATCAGGCATTATCTGCCCAACAAGCTGCTGTAATTAACCTGACTGGAGTAGGGAATTTTATGCAACCTCAAGCCACAG TTGCGATTCTTGCAGCATCAAATGGTTAtggcagcggcagcagcacaagcagctcACCTGCATCATCAACAGCATTCAGGCAGCCActcaaaaagtaa
- the SUPT20H gene encoding transcription factor SPT20 homolog isoform X8 → MASTTMQQALELALDRAEYIIESARQRPPKRKYLSSGRKSVFQKLYDLYIEECEKEPEIKQKLRRNVNLLEKLVMQETLSCLVVNLYPGNEGYSLMLRGKNGSDSETIRLPYEEGELLEYLDAEELPPILVDLLEKSQVNIFHCGCVIAEIRDYRQSGNMKSPTYQSKHILLRPTMQTLICDVHSITSDNHKWTQEDKLLLESQLILATAEPLCLDPSIAVTCTTNRLLYNKQKMNTRPMKRCFKRYSRSSLNRQQEVAHYSTPPQLRLLDYLQKRKERKAAQQYDLKISKAGNCVDMWKQNPCYLTAPSEVDVEKYAKVEKSIKSDDSQPTVWPAHEMKDDYVFECEVGNQVQKTKLTIFQSLGNPLYYGKIQTLKGDEENDSLVTPSQFLIGSKTDAERVVNQYQELVQNEAKCTVKMFHNSSGSVSHLSPGKEMEQPESVSGSVQSSVLGKGVKHRPPPIKLPSSSGSSSSGNIFSSQQSSGHLKSPTPPPPSKPPGLSRKQSMDLNQVSMLSPAAMSPASSSQRTTSTQVMANPAGLNFINVVGSVCGAQSLMSGSNPMLGCNTGAIAPAGINLSGILPPGGLVPSALPAAMQSASQAGSPFGLKNTSNLRPLNLLQLPGGSLIFNPLQQQLSQFSPQQQCQQPTTCSPQQQGEQGSDQGPSNQDQALSAQQAAVINLTGVGNFMQPQATAVAILAASNGYGSGSSTSSSPASSTAFRQPLKK, encoded by the exons ATGGCTTCAACTACAATG CAACAAGCTTTAGAACTGGCATTGGATCGTGCTGAG TATATTATTGAAAGTGCCCGTCAGAGACCtcccaaaagaaaatatttatccaGTGGAAG aaaatctgtatttcaaaaaCTTTATGATTTATATATTGAAGAATGTGAAAAAGAGCCTGAGATAAAG CAGAAGCTGAGACGAAATGTGAACTTACTTGAGAAGCTGGTTATGCAGGAGACGTTGTCATGTCTGGTGGTAAACCTCTATCCAGGAAATGAGGGTTATTCACTGAtgctcaggggaaaaaatggttcag ATTCTGAGACCATTCGTTTGCCTTATGAAGAAGGGGAGCTGCTTGAATACTTGGATGCAGAGGAACTACCACCTATTTTGGTTGATCTTTTGGAAAAATCTCAG GTTAATATTTTCCATTGTGGATGTGTCATAGCAGAGATACGTGACTATAGGCAGTCTGGTAACATGAAATCTCCAACATATCAAAGCAAGCACATTCTTTTGCGACCTACAATGCAG ACTTTAATTTGTGATGTGCATTCTATAACAAGTGACAACCACAAATGGACGCAG GAAGACAAACTCCTACTTGAGAGCCAACTTATTTTGGCTACAGCAGAGCCTTTGTGTCTTGATCCTTCAATAGCAGTGACCTGTACTACAAACAGACTCCTGTACAACAAGCAGAAGATGAACACTCGCCCCATGAAACG GTGCTTCAAAAGGTACTCAAGGTCCTCTCTGAACAGACAGCAAGAAGTAGCTCACTACTCAACTCCACCTCAGCTCAGACTACTTGACTACTtacagaaaaggaaggagaggaaagcagcCCAGCAGTATGATCTCAAAATTTCAAAAGCTGGAAAT tgcgTAGATATGTGGAAACAGAACCCTTGCTACTTGACTGCTCCTTCTGAAGTAGAT GTGGAAAAATATGCCAAAGTGGAAAAGTCTATCAAGTCTGATGACTCACAACCAACTGTTTGGCCAGCACAC GAAATGAAGGATGATTATGTGTTTGAATGTGAAGTTGGTAATCAGgttcaaaaaacaaaactgaccATTTTTCAGTCTCTTGGCAATCCCTTGTACTATGGTAAAATTCAGACGCTCAAGGGTGATGAGGAAAATGACAGCCTAGTAACTCCATCACA GTTCCTTATTGGTTCGAAGACTGATGCTGAAAG GGTGGTGAACCAGTACCAGGAGTTAGTGCAAAATGAAGCTAAATGTACTGTGAAAATGTTTCATAATTCAAGTGGATCAGTCAGTCATCTTTCTCCAGGGAAGGAAATGGAA cagccagAAAGTGTATCAGGCTCTGTTCAGTCGTCAGTACTGGGGAAAGGTGTAAAACACCGACCTCCTCCTATCAAATTACCTTCAAGTTCAGGAAGTAGCTCTTCAG GTAATATTTTTAGTTCACAACAGTCAAGTGGCCATCTAAAATCCCCAACTCCACCTCCTCCTTCTAAGCCTCCTGGTCTTTCTCGGAAACAATCTATGGATCTTAATCAAGTTAGCAtgctctctccagctgccaTGTCTCCTGCGAGCTCTTCACAAA GAACAACCTCCACCCAGGTCATGGCAAACCCTGCAGGACTTAACTTCATCAATGTAGTGGGCTCTGTGTG TGGAGCACAGTCACTGATGAGTGGTTCAAACCCTATGTTGGGGTGCAACACTGGTGCCATAGCCCCTGCAGGTATAAATCTGAGTGGCATTTTACCCCCAGGAGGTCTGGTACCAAGTGCGCTGCCCGCTGCAATGCAATCTGCCTCCCAAGCAG GCAGCCCATTTGGtttgaaaaatacatcaaaTCTTCGGCCCTTAAATCTTCTACAG CTTCCAGGTGGTTCACTTATTTTTAAcccactccagcagcagctgtcacaGTTTTCTCCACAGCAACAATGTCAGCAGCCTACAACCTGTAGTCCTCAGCAACAGGGAGAACAG GGGTCTGACCAAGGTCCATCCAATCAAGATCAGGCATTATCTGCCCAACAAGCTGCTGTAATTAACCTGACTGGAGTAGGGAATTTTATGCAACCTCAAGCCACAG CAGTTGCGATTCTTGCAGCATCAAATGGTTAtggcagcggcagcagcacaagcagctcACCTGCATCATCAACAGCATTCAGGCAGCCActcaaaaagtaa
- the SUPT20H gene encoding transcription factor SPT20 homolog isoform X10 codes for MASTTMQQALELALDRAEYIIESARQRPPKRKYLSSGRKSVFQKLYDLYIEECEKEPEIKKLRRNVNLLEKLVMQETLSCLVVNLYPGNEGYSLMLRGKNGSDSETIRLPYEEGELLEYLDAEELPPILVDLLEKSQVNIFHCGCVIAEIRDYRQSGNMKSPTYQSKHILLRPTMQTLICDVHSITSDNHKWTQEDKLLLESQLILATAEPLCLDPSIAVTCTTNRLLYNKQKMNTRPMKRCFKRYSRSSLNRQQEVAHYSTPPQLRLLDYLQKRKERKAAQQYDLKISKAGNCVDMWKQNPCYLTAPSEVDVEKYAKVEKSIKSDDSQPTVWPAHEMKDDYVFECEVGNQVQKTKLTIFQSLGNPLYYGKIQTLKGDEENDSLVTPSQFLIGSKTDAERVVNQYQELVQNEAKCTVKMFHNSSGSVSHLSPGKEMEQPESVSGSVQSSVLGKGVKHRPPPIKLPSSSGSSSSGNIFSSQQSSGHLKSPTPPPPSKPPGLSRKQSMDLNQVSMLSPAAMSPASSSQRSGTPKPSTPTPTNTPSSTPHPPDAQSSTPITLSATPTPQDSGFTPQPTLLTPFAQQQMSLSQALPVMTIPLSTMVTSITTGTTSTQVMANPAGLNFINVVGSVCGAQSLMSGSNPMLGCNTGAIAPAGINLSGILPPGGLVPSALPAAMQSASQAGSPFGLKNTSNLRPLNLLQLPGGSLIFNPLQQQLSQFSPQQQCQQPTTCSPQQQGEQGSDQGPSNQDQALSAQQAAVINLTGVGNFMQPQATAVAILAASNGYGSGSSTSSSPASSTAFRQPLKK; via the exons ATGGCTTCAACTACAATG CAACAAGCTTTAGAACTGGCATTGGATCGTGCTGAG TATATTATTGAAAGTGCCCGTCAGAGACCtcccaaaagaaaatatttatccaGTGGAAG aaaatctgtatttcaaaaaCTTTATGATTTATATATTGAAGAATGTGAAAAAGAGCCTGAGATAAAG AAGCTGAGACGAAATGTGAACTTACTTGAGAAGCTGGTTATGCAGGAGACGTTGTCATGTCTGGTGGTAAACCTCTATCCAGGAAATGAGGGTTATTCACTGAtgctcaggggaaaaaatggttcag ATTCTGAGACCATTCGTTTGCCTTATGAAGAAGGGGAGCTGCTTGAATACTTGGATGCAGAGGAACTACCACCTATTTTGGTTGATCTTTTGGAAAAATCTCAG GTTAATATTTTCCATTGTGGATGTGTCATAGCAGAGATACGTGACTATAGGCAGTCTGGTAACATGAAATCTCCAACATATCAAAGCAAGCACATTCTTTTGCGACCTACAATGCAG ACTTTAATTTGTGATGTGCATTCTATAACAAGTGACAACCACAAATGGACGCAG GAAGACAAACTCCTACTTGAGAGCCAACTTATTTTGGCTACAGCAGAGCCTTTGTGTCTTGATCCTTCAATAGCAGTGACCTGTACTACAAACAGACTCCTGTACAACAAGCAGAAGATGAACACTCGCCCCATGAAACG GTGCTTCAAAAGGTACTCAAGGTCCTCTCTGAACAGACAGCAAGAAGTAGCTCACTACTCAACTCCACCTCAGCTCAGACTACTTGACTACTtacagaaaaggaaggagaggaaagcagcCCAGCAGTATGATCTCAAAATTTCAAAAGCTGGAAAT tgcgTAGATATGTGGAAACAGAACCCTTGCTACTTGACTGCTCCTTCTGAAGTAGAT GTGGAAAAATATGCCAAAGTGGAAAAGTCTATCAAGTCTGATGACTCACAACCAACTGTTTGGCCAGCACAC GAAATGAAGGATGATTATGTGTTTGAATGTGAAGTTGGTAATCAGgttcaaaaaacaaaactgaccATTTTTCAGTCTCTTGGCAATCCCTTGTACTATGGTAAAATTCAGACGCTCAAGGGTGATGAGGAAAATGACAGCCTAGTAACTCCATCACA GTTCCTTATTGGTTCGAAGACTGATGCTGAAAG GGTGGTGAACCAGTACCAGGAGTTAGTGCAAAATGAAGCTAAATGTACTGTGAAAATGTTTCATAATTCAAGTGGATCAGTCAGTCATCTTTCTCCAGGGAAGGAAATGGAA cagccagAAAGTGTATCAGGCTCTGTTCAGTCGTCAGTACTGGGGAAAGGTGTAAAACACCGACCTCCTCCTATCAAATTACCTTCAAGTTCAGGAAGTAGCTCTTCAG GTAATATTTTTAGTTCACAACAGTCAAGTGGCCATCTAAAATCCCCAACTCCACCTCCTCCTTCTAAGCCTCCTGGTCTTTCTCGGAAACAATCTATGGATCTTAATCAAGTTAGCAtgctctctccagctgccaTGTCTCCTGCGAGCTCTTCACAAA GGTCTGGAACTCCTAAACCATCTACTCCTACTCCAACCAACACCCCTTCATCGACCCCACACCCTCCTGATGCTCAGAGCTCAACTCCTATTACCCTTTCTGCCACCCCTACTCCCCAAGATTCAGGCTTCACCCCTCAGCCCACTTTGTTAACCCCGTTTGCTCAGCAGCAAATGTCTCTGAGCCAGGCACTGCCTGTAATGACCATTCCTCTTTCCACCATGGTAACATCCATTACTACAGGAACAACCTCCACCCAGGTCATGGCAAACCCTGCAGGACTTAACTTCATCAATGTAGTGGGCTCTGTGTG TGGAGCACAGTCACTGATGAGTGGTTCAAACCCTATGTTGGGGTGCAACACTGGTGCCATAGCCCCTGCAGGTATAAATCTGAGTGGCATTTTACCCCCAGGAGGTCTGGTACCAAGTGCGCTGCCCGCTGCAATGCAATCTGCCTCCCAAGCAG GCAGCCCATTTGGtttgaaaaatacatcaaaTCTTCGGCCCTTAAATCTTCTACAG CTTCCAGGTGGTTCACTTATTTTTAAcccactccagcagcagctgtcacaGTTTTCTCCACAGCAACAATGTCAGCAGCCTACAACCTGTAGTCCTCAGCAACAGGGAGAACAG GGGTCTGACCAAGGTCCATCCAATCAAGATCAGGCATTATCTGCCCAACAAGCTGCTGTAATTAACCTGACTGGAGTAGGGAATTTTATGCAACCTCAAGCCACAG CAGTTGCGATTCTTGCAGCATCAAATGGTTAtggcagcggcagcagcacaagcagctcACCTGCATCATCAACAGCATTCAGGCAGCCActcaaaaagtaa
- the SUPT20H gene encoding transcription factor SPT20 homolog isoform X11, whose protein sequence is MASTTMQQALELALDRAEYIIESARQRPPKRKYLSSGRKSVFQKLYDLYIEECEKEPEIKKLRRNVNLLEKLVMQETLSCLVVNLYPGNEGYSLMLRGKNGSDSETIRLPYEEGELLEYLDAEELPPILVDLLEKSQVNIFHCGCVIAEIRDYRQSGNMKSPTYQSKHILLRPTMQTLICDVHSITSDNHKWTQEDKLLLESQLILATAEPLCLDPSIAVTCTTNRLLYNKQKMNTRPMKRCFKRYSRSSLNRQQEVAHYSTPPQLRLLDYLQKRKERKAAQQYDLKISKAGNCVDMWKQNPCYLTAPSEVDVEKYAKVEKSIKSDDSQPTVWPAHEMKDDYVFECEVGNQVQKTKLTIFQSLGNPLYYGKIQTLKGDEENDSLVTPSQFLIGSKTDAERVVNQYQELVQNEAKCTVKMFHNSSGSVSHLSPGKEMEPESVSGSVQSSVLGKGVKHRPPPIKLPSSSGSSSSGNIFSSQQSSGHLKSPTPPPPSKPPGLSRKQSMDLNQVSMLSPAAMSPASSSQRSGTPKPSTPTPTNTPSSTPHPPDAQSSTPITLSATPTPQDSGFTPQPTLLTPFAQQQMSLSQALPVMTIPLSTMVTSITTGTTSTQVMANPAGLNFINVVGSVCGAQSLMSGSNPMLGCNTGAIAPAGINLSGILPPGGLVPSALPAAMQSASQAGSPFGLKNTSNLRPLNLLQLPGGSLIFNPLQQQLSQFSPQQQCQQPTTCSPQQQGEQGSDQGPSNQDQALSAQQAAVINLTGVGNFMQPQATVAILAASNGYGSGSSTSSSPASSTAFRQPLKK, encoded by the exons ATGGCTTCAACTACAATG CAACAAGCTTTAGAACTGGCATTGGATCGTGCTGAG TATATTATTGAAAGTGCCCGTCAGAGACCtcccaaaagaaaatatttatccaGTGGAAG aaaatctgtatttcaaaaaCTTTATGATTTATATATTGAAGAATGTGAAAAAGAGCCTGAGATAAAG AAGCTGAGACGAAATGTGAACTTACTTGAGAAGCTGGTTATGCAGGAGACGTTGTCATGTCTGGTGGTAAACCTCTATCCAGGAAATGAGGGTTATTCACTGAtgctcaggggaaaaaatggttcag ATTCTGAGACCATTCGTTTGCCTTATGAAGAAGGGGAGCTGCTTGAATACTTGGATGCAGAGGAACTACCACCTATTTTGGTTGATCTTTTGGAAAAATCTCAG GTTAATATTTTCCATTGTGGATGTGTCATAGCAGAGATACGTGACTATAGGCAGTCTGGTAACATGAAATCTCCAACATATCAAAGCAAGCACATTCTTTTGCGACCTACAATGCAG ACTTTAATTTGTGATGTGCATTCTATAACAAGTGACAACCACAAATGGACGCAG GAAGACAAACTCCTACTTGAGAGCCAACTTATTTTGGCTACAGCAGAGCCTTTGTGTCTTGATCCTTCAATAGCAGTGACCTGTACTACAAACAGACTCCTGTACAACAAGCAGAAGATGAACACTCGCCCCATGAAACG GTGCTTCAAAAGGTACTCAAGGTCCTCTCTGAACAGACAGCAAGAAGTAGCTCACTACTCAACTCCACCTCAGCTCAGACTACTTGACTACTtacagaaaaggaaggagaggaaagcagcCCAGCAGTATGATCTCAAAATTTCAAAAGCTGGAAAT tgcgTAGATATGTGGAAACAGAACCCTTGCTACTTGACTGCTCCTTCTGAAGTAGAT GTGGAAAAATATGCCAAAGTGGAAAAGTCTATCAAGTCTGATGACTCACAACCAACTGTTTGGCCAGCACAC GAAATGAAGGATGATTATGTGTTTGAATGTGAAGTTGGTAATCAGgttcaaaaaacaaaactgaccATTTTTCAGTCTCTTGGCAATCCCTTGTACTATGGTAAAATTCAGACGCTCAAGGGTGATGAGGAAAATGACAGCCTAGTAACTCCATCACA GTTCCTTATTGGTTCGAAGACTGATGCTGAAAG GGTGGTGAACCAGTACCAGGAGTTAGTGCAAAATGAAGCTAAATGTACTGTGAAAATGTTTCATAATTCAAGTGGATCAGTCAGTCATCTTTCTCCAGGGAAGGAAATGGAA ccagAAAGTGTATCAGGCTCTGTTCAGTCGTCAGTACTGGGGAAAGGTGTAAAACACCGACCTCCTCCTATCAAATTACCTTCAAGTTCAGGAAGTAGCTCTTCAG GTAATATTTTTAGTTCACAACAGTCAAGTGGCCATCTAAAATCCCCAACTCCACCTCCTCCTTCTAAGCCTCCTGGTCTTTCTCGGAAACAATCTATGGATCTTAATCAAGTTAGCAtgctctctccagctgccaTGTCTCCTGCGAGCTCTTCACAAA GGTCTGGAACTCCTAAACCATCTACTCCTACTCCAACCAACACCCCTTCATCGACCCCACACCCTCCTGATGCTCAGAGCTCAACTCCTATTACCCTTTCTGCCACCCCTACTCCCCAAGATTCAGGCTTCACCCCTCAGCCCACTTTGTTAACCCCGTTTGCTCAGCAGCAAATGTCTCTGAGCCAGGCACTGCCTGTAATGACCATTCCTCTTTCCACCATGGTAACATCCATTACTACAGGAACAACCTCCACCCAGGTCATGGCAAACCCTGCAGGACTTAACTTCATCAATGTAGTGGGCTCTGTGTG TGGAGCACAGTCACTGATGAGTGGTTCAAACCCTATGTTGGGGTGCAACACTGGTGCCATAGCCCCTGCAGGTATAAATCTGAGTGGCATTTTACCCCCAGGAGGTCTGGTACCAAGTGCGCTGCCCGCTGCAATGCAATCTGCCTCCCAAGCAG GCAGCCCATTTGGtttgaaaaatacatcaaaTCTTCGGCCCTTAAATCTTCTACAG CTTCCAGGTGGTTCACTTATTTTTAAcccactccagcagcagctgtcacaGTTTTCTCCACAGCAACAATGTCAGCAGCCTACAACCTGTAGTCCTCAGCAACAGGGAGAACAG GGGTCTGACCAAGGTCCATCCAATCAAGATCAGGCATTATCTGCCCAACAAGCTGCTGTAATTAACCTGACTGGAGTAGGGAATTTTATGCAACCTCAAGCCACAG TTGCGATTCTTGCAGCATCAAATGGTTAtggcagcggcagcagcacaagcagctcACCTGCATCATCAACAGCATTCAGGCAGCCActcaaaaagtaa